The nucleotide window TATGCCATCGCCCAAAATTATCAAATGTTATCGTCCACATCAATTGCTTGAACTTCCAATATTTATCATGTACTATAAGTAAACTTTTCATACCGGTGTGTAAATATAAGCTACTTAAATAAAATAAGAGGGACTAATGGAATTGGCTTCATCCAAAATTACTTCTGTTTTTTCTCTGGTAGCATTTGCAGTTATTCACAGTCTGACTGCGAGCCTGCCCTTCAAACGCCTCCTCATGCGAGGCCTGGGTTCCAGGATAGACAGGTTGTATCTGCCTGCATATAGCCTTATTGCGATACTGACTATATTGCCGCTCATTTATCTGCTTTATAAAAATCCGGGGCGAATTCTCTACAGAATACCTTCTCCCTGGCGCTGGCTGATGGTCGGCGGGCAGTTAATTGCTGCGCTTATTGCCCCTAGAGCTTTCCGAGATGCACCTCACAGATTCAAAATACGTTCACAGCTCTCCGCGCTACAGACTCCTGAAGCAGGCTCCCTTAATATCCGGGGCATTTACCGATGGATAAGGGATCCCTTTCTGCTCTCAGGCCTGGTATTGATATGGTTAACTCCTATTATGACTGTCAATCTGCTTATCATATACCTTTTGACAACGATATACCTGTTTCTTGGGTCCCTTCACTGGGAAACAAGACTGGTTGCACAGTTTGGTGACGAATATCGTGAATACCAAAAGCGGGTTCACAGGATAATTCCCGGATTAAGGGAAAGCGTTAAACCCGGACTTTAGAGATATTTGTGAAATAGTCCTCTCAGTATTGAAAAATGTATAGTGCCTGAAGTGCAATAGTCAGAAAAGACAATTAAAACTACTGCATTTTTCGAGCTTTCGTGACTTATAGATTTATTTCACTCCTATAGTGAGAATAGTAAATATAACCCAATATCCCTGGCAAGACAGACTATTGTATGTCAAGTTAGGATATTATGCAGCAATGCGGAATATTATAAGACAAGTTAGACTACTGTATCTAACATAATACATTGGGGAAAATCACAAAAAAACTATTATAGCAATGAACCCGGAAAGGTCTGGACTGAATCGTCCTTTGACGAGGCAGATAACTTAATTAGGATGCTCAATAAGATGTTTGGCAATAACGATTTTATGTGTTGAAAATCATTGTCCAGTAAGACATTTTTTAAAATTCTTATATTTATTTTGATCTTGTCCTCTTTTGTAGCTTTTTGTGATATATAGAACTTGAACCAAAAAGTTATTAAGTACGCCTAATCAACAAATATAATTAACAAAACAATATAACTTTATATATTTATTTGTCAATTTTTTATTGTGATAACATGGAAAAAAAAGATTATCCCAAAGAAACCAAGCAAGATAAAGCTACATTACTGATAAATGTCACCAAATATATTACTAGTCTTCTTTTTTTGTTTGCAGGCTTATTATGCCTGCATATTGGTGAAACTCTTGCAGGAGTGTGTTCAATTATGATGGGAATTACATCTATTCCTTTAATTGCAAATGCTATAAAAAAGAAAGTCGGTGCATCAGGTTCCCTTCTTCTGACAATTTTAATTGCTATTTGCCTGTTGCGATGGGTATCACAGTAGATTGCATTTGATCTTGCAGTAAATAGCAGTGAGAATTAGTTGAAAGGTAACTCTTCGGACCCGGATTCAAGACTAACAAAGTTTTCTTCAATGGCTTTTAAAAAATACTCTAAAAATCTCGAATAAGCTTAGGAAAGTAGTAAGACAATAGATTCAGTTATTATCTTACTTCACTTCTTCCATCATTATTAATGTGAAGCTCGCATCCATTAACATGCATACCTATGTATATACATCCGACAACAGAAGTTTCATTTTTTACTCCTGATTTTGAGTCTTAATTTGTAGCTCCAAATACAGAATTTAAGGGTCATCTGTCTATCAGCTTTTCATTTGTAATTTTGACTTTATCCCTAATTTTAGGGAAATATTTGAGTTTTCCTTATTTCCTACATTTCTTAGGCTAGTCTCAGAACAGGACTCTCCATCTAAGTGTGTTGGGAGCATGAATGTGTGTTAGAGTAGATTCGGAGGACTGATGAGAGGCAAGGAGGTCTGTTGAGAAGCTCAGCTTCGATGCTGTGTAATGACCATACCCACATTCCTAAAATTGATAGAGTTCAGGTAAATTGCAGATATTTAGTCGGCTCTTGCTGAAAATAAAATTGAGTGCGTCCGTTTGGATTTAAGGGGCAGGGTACTCCTGGCTCCTGGCATTCCTAGAAAAATAAAAAAATTTTTGTAAAAATTTCTGTTGCATTAACTTCTTATGACCCTTATTTTTTTGCTTATAGCAACTAAAGACATTAATAAAGGAACTTACACTGTTTTCATGTTTTATACGGGAAAATAAAGCTTTATCAAGCTTTAAACTCGCATCTAAATTTTTATTTAATTCTCTGAAAATAAGTATACTTATATTTTAATTTACCCTGTGATTTTTGAGTAAATTTATTCTGTTGTTTTGGTTAGGGGTGTACTAACCAAACTATGGATACAAATAGGAGGAAATTATATGAAAAATAATGGAAAATTTATGTGGAAAATGGCAATATCTGTTTTCACTATATTAATGATGTTGACTTTATTGTCTACAGCAGCCTCTGCATCAGTCTATACATACAAAACTCCCCTTGGTGCAGGAACTCCTCCGGCAACACAACGTCTAACCGGTGGAGGTAATTGCATTGATTATACTGCAGTAGCCGCTTCATGTACTGATTCGCGACTAGTACGATTCAAAGACCTGTCAAAAGGTAAAGAGACATATATCAGATGGGACTTTGGAGATGGAACCTGTCTACAAGGAACAAAAATTACCCCGGCATTAAAAAATCCGGTACACAAGTTTTCAAAAAAGGGTTGCTATATTAGCTGTCTGACTATCAAGTGTACTAATTATAAGTGGAAGTTGTGGGTTCATAAGACCGTGGTTGTTAAATAATTAAAAAAGTTGTAAGTTGACTTGGTTAAAAGTTGACTTATCACTTTTAATTTATACCCTTTGTTTTATACTGTTTCTGTAATAGTTATCCAAAACAAATAACCTCAAAAACTCCTCATAGTTTCCAACTGGGATTTCTAAGAAATGAAAAATAAAGATGTACATACCCGAGTGTGGTGGTACAGCGTTTTTTAAATGCAATTGTTATAGCTGTAGGAGAAAACCTAATATTTTTAAAACGTGCAAGTAAAATTTTAAAACGTGTAAATAAATTTTTTCATTATTAGTACGGAGACACCGTTTATTAAATAAAAATGATTACTTGAAGTTGCTTTGTCTGCAATTGCCCCTGTTTTATCTCAAGTAGCATTCGCAGTTATCTACAGCCTGACTTCAAGCCTGCTCTTTAAGTGCTTTTTACGAAGACCTGATTTCCTGGACAGATTAATTTCATTTTCCGGTTACACCATCTTTGCAGGGTTGACGATTTACCGTTCGACTATCGCTCTATAAAAAACAGGAATGAATTCCCTACAAATTACTTTCATATATATTTTCAGTCTGGCTCTTGCTGATGGTTCACAGCAGTTATTGCTGCTATCACTTAGGTTAAAATAATCAATCTCATTAAAATATTCAATATTAATTGTTATATCTATACGATTGAAATTTAATTTAAGTTAATTATATATTGCTTGCCTCTGATGTGTAAATGCAATAGCATAGCGAACAAACATTGTATGAATTCTCGTCAACTGATCATTGAATGAGAATTCGATTTTACTATTTTTTTTCAATTTTGACATAGAGTTTCTACTTAAATAGGAGTTTCTGCTAGAAAATAGATCTTTCTCACTGCTTTACTCATAGAGAGGATATTCCACAGAGGATATTCCGGCTAAAAAAGGGGAATATCGGCTACGATAGCCACAAAAAGCAAAGGGAATAAAAATAAGCGTTAGTATATCTACAAGGTTTATCTTTCTCGATTATTATTATTATTATTATTATTATTATTATTATTGTTCCTTCAAATAAGAATGATTCAACATTTTACATTATTATACCTACACTTAAAAATTTCAACATAAAGAAACCTGTAGGAAGGCCTTCCAAAGTGACAGCTGATGCAATGTATGATGCGGCTAAAATTAGAAAATATAACAGGAAAAGAGGAATAAAGTCCAATATACCAATAAATAAAAGAAATAGGACGAAAATGAAGAGAGAAAGACCAATAAAGGTTGATCAGGAAGACTATAAAAGTAAAAGCATAGTAGAAAGGTTTTTAGCTGGATAGAGTCATGCAAGAAAGTATTACCAAGATACGAAATTAAAAACAAATCATATTTAGGAATTGTAACGGTAGCAGCAATAATTAGAGTAGATGAGCTTTTGGGATAGGCTCTATAGTCAGAAAATTATTTTTCAAATAGTTTTACAACTTCTTTTAACATTTCTTTTATTGGTGTCTTCTGAGGGCATTTCTCTTCACATTGTCCGCACTCCGTACAGTTTGAAGCCTTACCTTCAAGCCCGCTATATAGTACTTTTTCTTCTTCTACCCTGCCAAACATCTCGGCGTTGTTCAGGTATTTAAAGCTCTCTGGAATGTTTACTCCTGATGGGCAAGGCATGCAGTAGTGACAGCCAGTACAATAAACTCTTGTTTTTGATCTATAGATTTCTTTTACTCTGGAAATCAGTTTTTTCTCCTCTCCTGTCAAAGAACCGGAAAAACCTTTTTCTGCAAACTCTATGTTATTTTTTACCTGCTCTATATCTGACATTCCACTGAGAACGACGTTTATTTCCGGGTAGTCCCAGAGATATTGAAAACCCCATTCTACAGGACTTCTTTTCTTTTCTGCAGAATCCCAGATATTTTGGATCTCTTGAGGACTTGAAACAAGATAACCCCCACGCAAAGGCTCCATAATAACAACTCCAAGATTCTTTGAGGCTGCGTACATCAGTCCCTCTTTTCCTGCCTGGAAATTTTCATCCATGAAATTGTACTGGATCTGGCATATATCCCATGGATAAGAGTCAACGATTTCTTTAAACAAGTTCAGGTTATCGTGAAAAGAGAAACCTGTATATTTTATTCTTCCATCTTTAATAGCAGAATTAAGGAAATCGAAAACATCGTGTTTTTTTACAAGAGACCAGAAGTCCCTGTTTAATGCGTGAAGAAGATAAAAGTCTATGTAATCAGTCCTGAGCTTCTCGAGCTGTTCATTTAAGTAGCGGTCCATATCCTCTCTGCTTGTGATAAGCCAGCTTGGAAGTTTTGTTGCCAGATACACCTTTTCTCTGTAACCGTCTCGGAGTGCTTTCCCAATAACGAGTTCGCTCATACCCCCATGATACGGATAGGCAGTATCAATATAATTGATACCATGATCTATAGCATAACGAATCATATGTACGGCTTTTTCGTCGTCTACTTTTGAGTCATCACCCTCAAGAGTAGGAAGCCGCATAGTGCCAAACCCCAGTATTGAAGCCATTTTATCCGTTTGGCCAAGCCTTCGGTATAACATCTATATTTACCCCCCGATATAAATATCCTAAGTCCTTTCCGATTTATTTATGTCATTTTTTTAGTAGCCTGACAATATATTTTTGTGATATGAGTGTTTCATGCAGTATGATTACTTTATGCAGTATGAGTACTTTATGCAATATGAGTATTTTAGCGATATGAATAAGAAGCAGTGATTTTATACGCTATTTAAGATAATAATGTCGTTTTTATAGATATTATTATCCTACCTTAATCAACAAAGAAAGCAGGAAGACGTTTTAGATAAAAGCTATTCGAGTATCAAATAATATAGATGAACTAAATAATTAACTTTCACTTGTAGATTGTATTTTAAATATATTTACCGCAAGGATACTGTTCTTCCGAATAAAAGTTGAGAAAAAGCTGGAAAGTTTGTTTCAATCATTGTTGAGACAATTGTGCTGATTAATAGTTTTTTATATGATAATTTGATGTCTTTTCTGATTAGAAGATTCAAAGCTAGGTTTTTGTCACCAGCTTCTACGTTATGTTTTGCTGTACACATCTCAACGAATTTCAAATACTCTTCAAAATCTTTTACAATTTCAGGTGACACATTACCAAGCTTTAGAGCCTCTTTACCAGTATTTAAAAGAGGATGTCCCTTTACAGGCTTTCTTCTGTATGCAGCACTATTGACAACGTTTTGATAATATACAGCACATACCTGGCTACTGTATGCAAACGGATATTTCAGGGCAATTCTACCCCACATATCAATATCTTCTCCCCACCAGAACCCGGTCTGAAAGCCTCCAATTTCTAAAAATATTTTTTTAGGAACTGTTACCGAAGATGTATAAAAGATATCTTTATGTGAGATATCTTTCAGGTTTACTTTAAAAAAGTTTAATATTAATCCTTCGTCTGGAATAAGCTTCCTTAACTCTTTGTCCTTATCCATTAATACGTTATCAATAAACTCAGTTTTCAATGAAGTTGCATACAGGCCTGCATATGGATATTTTTCTCTCAGCCTCAGAATTGTCTCAAGATAATCTGGCATCCATTCGTCATCCGCATCCAGAAAGGCTATAAGTTCGGATTTAGCTTCATTAATACCTCTATTACGAGCTACTGAAACACCTGCATTTTTTTGGTTGATCAATCGAATTCTGGCATCACTGAAACTCTTTACCACGTCTGCACTTTTATCTGTTGATCCGTCATTTACCACAATTATCTCAAAATCCTGAACTGTTTGGTTTATAACAGAATCTAGTGCTCTCTTGATATGTGGCTCTTTATTATAAAGAGGGATAACAACTGAAAACTTAATCAGAATTTCGCCTCCTTTCAAAACTCAGTTACACTAACTTTTGAGGAAGAGAAAGATAGTTCACTTCTACAATTTGGAAAGACTGCAGTAGCCTTATTTTCTAAAAACTACTAATAGCAGTTTTCCTTTAGAAAAAGAATTACTTAAAGCCTATGTGAAAATATTGTGACCTTATGTAAAAGCAATGGTCTTACGTAAAAACAATCACGTAAGAACTATAGGTAACATAACTTTTACTTGTCAATATTTACTTCTCGAATAGGCTTTTAACGGAAAGAAATCCGAAATTAAATATATAAGTTTTGGATATCCTTTATCTTGTCTCTTCACCCTTGAGACGTTTTCCACTAAACTCCTGAGCACTATCGGCAGCGTTGTTATATGTTCTATCTTGAATTTCCTTCAAATTATCAATTATTTCGTTATTAGCATTGTTTTTCCGAGCATATTCAATTATTCGTTCTTATTTTAGGAAAATCTATATCTTTCAGTGCGTGTTCAATATCAGCCATATTTGCTCTCATAAATTTTCCCCCTTATGCTCTTATATTAAATCATTTTTAAGTTTATATAAACTGTTCTCGTTTTATCTATAATATCTTTAAAGCTACTATTTATGGACAGTTTTTCTTTATAAATAATATGTGCTTAATTATATATAAATAAATTCAAACAAAGAAAATTCAGTTTGATAAACTTACAAAAAATCTATTCAAAAATCTAAAACTGCCATAAACCACCGTAAAAATGTTGTAACCTACTACAATACTAAAAAATCGGTATGCACAGTTTA belongs to Methanosarcina barkeri 3 and includes:
- a CDS encoding aldo/keto reductase, whose amino-acid sequence is MLYRRLGQTDKMASILGFGTMRLPTLEGDDSKVDDEKAVHMIRYAIDHGINYIDTAYPYHGGMSELVIGKALRDGYREKVYLATKLPSWLITSREDMDRYLNEQLEKLRTDYIDFYLLHALNRDFWSLVKKHDVFDFLNSAIKDGRIKYTGFSFHDNLNLFKEIVDSYPWDICQIQYNFMDENFQAGKEGLMYAASKNLGVVIMEPLRGGYLVSSPQEIQNIWDSAEKKRSPVEWGFQYLWDYPEINVVLSGMSDIEQVKNNIEFAEKGFSGSLTGEEKKLISRVKEIYRSKTRVYCTGCHYCMPCPSGVNIPESFKYLNNAEMFGRVEEEKVLYSGLEGKASNCTECGQCEEKCPQKTPIKEMLKEVVKLFEK
- a CDS encoding transposase produces the protein MTADAMYDAAKIRKYNRKRGIKSNIPINKRNRTKMKRERPIKVDQEDYKSKSIVERFLAG
- a CDS encoding isoprenylcysteine carboxylmethyltransferase family protein produces the protein MELASSKITSVFSLVAFAVIHSLTASLPFKRLLMRGLGSRIDRLYLPAYSLIAILTILPLIYLLYKNPGRILYRIPSPWRWLMVGGQLIAALIAPRAFRDAPHRFKIRSQLSALQTPEAGSLNIRGIYRWIRDPFLLSGLVLIWLTPIMTVNLLIIYLLTTIYLFLGSLHWETRLVAQFGDEYREYQKRVHRIIPGLRESVKPGL
- a CDS encoding PKD domain-containing protein, with protein sequence MAISVFTILMMLTLLSTAASASVYTYKTPLGAGTPPATQRLTGGGNCIDYTAVAASCTDSRLVRFKDLSKGKETYIRWDFGDGTCLQGTKITPALKNPVHKFSKKGCYISCLTIKCTNYKWKLWVHKTVVVK
- a CDS encoding glycosyltransferase family A protein encodes the protein MKGGEILIKFSVVIPLYNKEPHIKRALDSVINQTVQDFEIIVVNDGSTDKSADVVKSFSDARIRLINQKNAGVSVARNRGINEAKSELIAFLDADDEWMPDYLETILRLREKYPYAGLYATSLKTEFIDNVLMDKDKELRKLIPDEGLILNFFKVNLKDISHKDIFYTSSVTVPKKIFLEIGGFQTGFWWGEDIDMWGRIALKYPFAYSSQVCAVYYQNVVNSAAYRRKPVKGHPLLNTGKEALKLGNVSPEIVKDFEEYLKFVEMCTAKHNVEAGDKNLALNLLIRKDIKLSYKKLLISTIVSTMIETNFPAFSQLLFGRTVSLR
- a CDS encoding DUF2795 domain-containing protein — translated: MIEYARKNNANNEIIDNLKEIQDRTYNNAADSAQEFSGKRLKGEETR